In one Alnus glutinosa chromosome 14, dhAlnGlut1.1, whole genome shotgun sequence genomic region, the following are encoded:
- the LOC133857989 gene encoding SAL1 phosphatase-like has protein sequence MVTINCWRGVPKITITKPIVSSLFSKRGSLVVTVAAASFSSMSYDKELAAARKAASLAARLCQKVQKALLQSDVQSKSDKSPVTVADYGSQALVSFVLERELPSESFSLVAEEDSGDLRKESGQETLQRITKLVNDTLASDGSFSVPTLTAEDVLRAIDCGKSEGGSHGRHWVLDPIDGTKGFLRGDQYAIALALLDEGKVVLGVLACPNLPLASIGGDSRHSSHDEVGCLFFAKVGAGTYMQSLDGSSPIKVHVSTTENPEEASFFESFEAAHSMHDLSSSIAKKLGVKAPPVRIDSQAKYGALSRGDGAIYLRFPHKGYREKIWDHAAGYIVVTEAGGVAADAAGNPLDFSKGRYLDLDTGIIVTNQKLMPSLLKAVRESLDEGTSSL, from the exons ATGGTTACAATAAATTGTTGGAGAGGTGTACCCAAAATCACAATTACTAAGCCCATTGTTTCTTCGCTCTTCTCCAAAAGGGGCTCTCTAGTAGTAACAGTGGCAGCAGCATCATTTTCCTCAATGTCTTACGACAAGGAGCTCGCGGCTGCCAGGAAAGCAGCATCTCTCGCTGCCCGGCTCTGCcag AAGGTGCAAAAGGCATTGTTGCAATCAGATGTCCAGTCAAAATCAGATAAAAGTCCTGTCACTGTGGCTGATTACG GTTCACAAGCTCTGGTTAGTTTTGTGCTGGAGAGGGAACTTCCTTCTGAATCATTCTCATTAGTGGCTGAGGAG GATTCAGGAGATCTTCGCAAGGAAAGTGGCCAGGAAACGCTACAGCGCATAACAAAACTTGTGAATGATACTCTTGCTAGTGATGGATCATTTAGCGTTCCTACTTTGACTGCAGAAGATGTGCTTAGGGCCATTGACTGTGGCAAATCTGAAGGTGGTTCTCATGGCCGGCATTGGGTTTTGGATCCAATAGACGGTACTAAAGG ATTTCTAAGAGGAGACCAATATGCCATAGCACTAGCATTGCTAGATGAAGGGAAAGTAGTTTTGGGCGTTCTGGCTTGTCCAAATCTTCCTTTAGCATCCATTGGTGGTGATAGTCGACATTCTTCACATGATGAAGTTGGTTGCCTTTTCTTTGCCAAAGTTGGTGCAGGAACTTATATGCAGTCACTGGATGGTTCTTCACCAATAAAG GTGCATGTCAGTACTACTGAAAATCCAGAGGAAGCATCATTCTTTGAATCCTTTGAAGCAGCACACTCCATGCATGACTTATCTAGCTCCATTGCAAAA AAACTAGGTGTCAAAGCACCGCCGGTTAGAATCGACAGCCAGGCAAAGTATGGGGCACTGTCCAGAGGAGATGGAGCCATATATCTGCGATTCCCTCATAAAGGATACCGTGAGAAAATTTGGGATCATGCTGCTGGGTACATTGTTGTGACTG AAGCTGGAGGTGTGGCGGCAGATGCTGCAGGGAACCCTTTGGACTTTTCTAAAGGGAGATACCTTGATCTTGACACAGGCATAATTGTTACCAATCAGAAATTGATGCCATCACTCTTGAAGGCAGTTAGAGAGTCCCTGGACGAGGGAACTTCATCCTTGTGA